A genomic segment from Propioniciclava sp. MC1595 encodes:
- a CDS encoding class I SAM-dependent methyltransferase, whose translation MDVATARWLVSDAAGPALRAAAAEADPGSLGAATRLRALVEPDQAAAVLDQVALRRRAVAKLGHRAENLFLTADGLEQATRWPVAARRAARLAATGATRVADLGCGLGVDALALQDAGLHVIAVERDEVTAVLAQANLGTEVLVGDVTDLWPQLAASDPDLAVFADPARRTGAGRSWRVEDLSPPWPFVEALLDGTRPACVKLGPGVPHSLIPDTVEAEWVSDAGSVVECALWAGPGARPGRRAAIVDGVELADTGRPSAGVGAIEEYLYEPDGAVVRAGLVDEFAGLVKAHRIADGIAYLSAPWDQPTPFATVFAVREVLPFDEQVLRAWVRERGVGTLEIKKRGLEFDPAALRRRLRPRGRGVATLVVTPTRDGARVLVCGRAGPAQSLPD comes from the coding sequence GTGGACGTCGCCACTGCCCGCTGGCTCGTTTCGGACGCCGCGGGCCCGGCCCTGCGCGCTGCCGCGGCCGAGGCCGACCCGGGATCGCTCGGTGCCGCCACCCGCCTGCGCGCGCTCGTGGAACCCGACCAAGCGGCGGCCGTCCTCGACCAGGTCGCCCTGCGCCGCCGCGCCGTCGCCAAGCTCGGGCACCGCGCCGAAAACCTGTTCCTCACCGCCGACGGCCTCGAGCAGGCCACGCGCTGGCCGGTGGCCGCCCGCCGGGCTGCCCGGCTCGCCGCCACCGGGGCGACGCGCGTCGCCGACCTCGGGTGCGGCCTCGGCGTGGACGCGCTGGCGCTCCAGGACGCGGGCCTCCACGTCATCGCCGTCGAGCGCGACGAGGTCACCGCCGTGCTCGCGCAGGCCAACCTCGGCACCGAAGTGCTCGTCGGCGACGTCACCGATCTGTGGCCGCAGCTCGCGGCGTCCGACCCCGACTTGGCCGTGTTCGCCGACCCTGCCCGCCGCACCGGGGCCGGCCGCTCGTGGCGCGTGGAGGACCTCAGCCCGCCGTGGCCGTTCGTCGAGGCGCTGCTCGACGGCACCCGCCCCGCATGCGTGAAGCTCGGGCCGGGTGTGCCGCACAGCCTGATCCCCGACACGGTCGAGGCCGAGTGGGTCTCCGACGCCGGCAGCGTCGTCGAGTGCGCCCTGTGGGCCGGGCCGGGCGCCCGCCCGGGCCGCCGCGCCGCGATCGTCGACGGGGTCGAGCTCGCCGACACCGGCCGTCCGTCTGCCGGGGTGGGCGCCATCGAGGAGTACCTCTACGAACCCGACGGGGCGGTCGTCCGCGCCGGGCTCGTCGACGAGTTCGCCGGGCTGGTGAAGGCCCACCGCATCGCCGACGGCATCGCCTACCTGAGTGCCCCGTGGGACCAGCCGACCCCCTTCGCGACGGTCTTCGCCGTGCGCGAGGTGCTGCCGTTCGACGAGCAGGTGCTGCGCGCGTGGGTACGTGAGCGCGGCGTCGGTACTCTCGAGATCAAGAAGCGCGGCCTCGAGTTCGACCCCGCCGCCCTGCGCCGGCGACTCAGGCCCAGGGGCAGGGGGGTCGCGACGCTCGTGGTCACCCCCACCCGGGACGGGGCGCGCGTCCTCGTGTGCGGGCGGGCGGGGCCGGCGCAGTCCCTCCCGGATTAG
- a CDS encoding NAD-dependent malic enzyme: MTERAYEVLPGNHGTRIKVNARGSAILRIPRLNRGTAFTQEERQKLGLIGLLPAHSTPLEGQLHRTYQRFLAAGSPLQQFAYLRGLRDRNTVLFYRLVSEHMAEMMPIIYTPTIGDAIQEFSMMFRQIHGVFLNINAPEVIDESLLAMGRRAEDVDIVIVTDSEGILGIGDQGVGGVEICLGKKSLYTAAAGVDPNRMVPVVLDVGTDNLRLLNDDLYLGLRQARVRGERYDAFIEEFVAGVQRVFPHAMIHWEDFGADNAHRILTTYRDKVCTFNDDVQGTAAVVGAAALAGVRAKGEKLSAQRVVIHGAGTAGIGIADLLVDLMVAEGLTPEQARQRFWVTASRGLVTDAPGAKARDFQRPYGRAHGEVEHWTLDEPGHIGLADVVRNVHPTILIGTSAQPGSFTQEIVTDMASHTERPIIMPLSNPTSLVEATPAHLLEWTSGRALIATGSPFDPVRYEGVEYTIAQANNAFIFPGLGLGVSVCRASRVTDGMIGAAAQALASLVRISRPGQSILPALNDLRRVSATVAIAVAKAAEAEGVAGEPLTDPVQEVFDAMWQPVYPELVLED; the protein is encoded by the coding sequence ATGACTGAGCGCGCGTACGAGGTCCTGCCCGGCAACCACGGCACCCGGATCAAGGTCAACGCCCGGGGCAGCGCCATCCTGCGCATCCCGCGGCTCAACCGGGGCACGGCCTTCACGCAGGAGGAGCGTCAGAAGCTGGGCCTGATTGGCCTGCTGCCGGCGCACTCGACCCCGCTCGAGGGCCAGCTGCACCGCACTTACCAGCGCTTCCTCGCCGCGGGCAGCCCGCTGCAGCAGTTCGCGTACCTGCGCGGGCTGCGCGACCGCAACACGGTGCTGTTCTACCGCCTCGTCAGCGAGCACATGGCCGAGATGATGCCGATCATCTACACCCCCACGATCGGTGACGCGATCCAGGAATTCAGCATGATGTTCCGCCAGATCCACGGCGTGTTCCTCAACATCAACGCCCCCGAGGTGATCGACGAGTCGCTGCTGGCCATGGGGCGCCGCGCCGAGGACGTCGACATCGTCATCGTCACCGACTCCGAGGGCATCCTCGGCATCGGCGACCAGGGCGTGGGCGGCGTCGAGATCTGCCTGGGCAAGAAGAGCCTCTACACGGCGGCCGCGGGCGTCGACCCGAATCGCATGGTGCCCGTCGTGCTCGACGTCGGCACCGACAACCTGCGCCTGCTCAACGACGACCTCTACCTCGGCCTGCGCCAGGCGCGCGTGCGCGGTGAGCGCTACGACGCGTTCATCGAGGAGTTCGTGGCCGGGGTCCAGCGGGTGTTCCCGCACGCGATGATCCACTGGGAGGACTTCGGCGCCGACAACGCCCACCGGATCCTGACCACCTACCGCGACAAGGTGTGCACCTTCAACGACGACGTGCAGGGCACCGCGGCCGTCGTCGGGGCCGCCGCGCTCGCGGGGGTGCGCGCCAAGGGCGAGAAGCTCTCCGCGCAGCGCGTCGTGATCCACGGGGCCGGGACGGCCGGCATCGGCATCGCCGACCTGCTGGTCGACCTCATGGTCGCCGAGGGGCTGACCCCCGAGCAGGCACGCCAGCGGTTCTGGGTCACTGCCAGCCGTGGCCTCGTCACGGACGCCCCGGGCGCGAAGGCGCGCGACTTCCAGCGGCCCTACGGTCGGGCCCACGGCGAGGTCGAGCACTGGACCCTCGACGAGCCCGGCCACATCGGGCTGGCCGACGTGGTGCGCAACGTGCACCCGACGATCCTGATCGGCACGTCGGCGCAGCCGGGGTCGTTCACGCAGGAGATCGTGACCGACATGGCCTCCCACACCGAGCGGCCGATCATCATGCCGCTGTCGAACCCGACCTCGCTGGTCGAGGCCACCCCGGCCCACCTGCTGGAGTGGACGTCCGGGCGGGCGCTCATCGCCACCGGGTCGCCCTTCGACCCGGTCCGGTACGAGGGCGTGGAGTACACGATCGCCCAGGCCAACAACGCGTTCATCTTCCCGGGGCTGGGGCTGGGCGTCTCGGTCTGCCGGGCCTCGCGGGTCACCGACGGCATGATCGGCGCTGCCGCGCAGGCGCTGGCCTCGCTGGTGCGGATCAGCCGTCCCGGCCAGTCGATCCTGCCGGCCCTGAACGACCTTCGTCGCGTGTCCGCGACCGTCGCGATCGCCGTCGCCAAGGCGGCCGAGGCCGAGGGCGTCGCCGGCGAGCCCCTCACCGACCCCGTGCAGGAGGTCTTCGACGCCATGTGGCAGCCGGTCTACCCGGAGTTGGTCCTGGAGGACTGA
- the galE gene encoding UDP-glucose 4-epimerase GalE, whose product MRVLVTGGAGYIGSHTTLALLREGHEVLVVDDLSNSSEESLRRVAGLAGREASFVEANVRDEAALEEAFAGFSPEAVIHFAGWKAVGESTQIPLTYYRENLESTITLLEVMARHACHKIVFSSSATVYGELSEPPFVEDAPTGATNPYGRTKHMIEQILEDASAADPELRVAVLRYFNPIGADPSGRIGEDPKGIPNNLLPFVAQVAAGRREKLMVFGDDYDTPDGTGTRDYIHVVDLAAGHLAALAKLETSGGYHVWNLGTGNPTSVLQIVHAFEEASGIQIPYEIVARRPGDVASSFADPAKAQAELGWRAELSVEQACADTYRWQSANPNGFADA is encoded by the coding sequence ATGCGCGTTCTCGTCACCGGCGGCGCCGGCTACATCGGCTCCCACACCACCCTCGCCCTCCTGCGCGAGGGCCACGAGGTGCTCGTGGTGGACGACCTGTCCAACAGCTCCGAGGAGTCGCTGCGCCGGGTGGCCGGGCTGGCCGGGCGCGAGGCGTCCTTCGTCGAGGCGAACGTGCGGGACGAGGCTGCGTTGGAGGAGGCCTTCGCCGGCTTCTCCCCCGAGGCCGTGATCCACTTCGCCGGCTGGAAGGCCGTGGGCGAGTCGACGCAGATCCCGCTGACGTACTACCGCGAGAACCTCGAGTCCACGATCACCCTGCTCGAGGTCATGGCCCGGCACGCGTGCCACAAGATCGTGTTCTCGAGCTCGGCGACCGTGTACGGCGAGCTGTCCGAGCCGCCCTTCGTCGAGGACGCCCCCACCGGCGCCACCAACCCCTACGGCCGCACCAAGCACATGATCGAGCAGATCCTGGAGGACGCCTCGGCGGCCGACCCCGAGCTGCGCGTGGCGGTGCTGCGCTACTTCAACCCGATCGGCGCCGACCCCTCGGGCCGCATCGGCGAGGACCCGAAGGGCATCCCCAACAACCTGCTGCCCTTCGTGGCCCAGGTCGCGGCCGGGCGCCGCGAGAAGCTGATGGTCTTCGGCGACGACTACGACACCCCCGACGGCACGGGCACCCGCGACTACATCCACGTGGTCGACCTCGCCGCCGGACACCTGGCCGCGCTGGCGAAGCTCGAGACCTCCGGCGGCTACCACGTCTGGAACCTCGGCACGGGCAACCCGACCTCGGTCCTGCAGATCGTGCACGCGTTCGAGGAGGCGTCGGGCATCCAGATCCCCTACGAGATCGTCGCCCGCCGTCCCGGCGACGTGGCGTCCTCGTTCGCCGACCCCGCCAAGGCCCAGGCCGAGCTCGGCTGGCGTGCCGAGCTGTCCGTCGAGCAGGCCTGCGCCGACACCTACCGGTGGCAGTCCGCCAACCCCAACGGCTTCGCCGACGCCTGA